The Prochlorococcus sp. MIT 1300 genome has a window encoding:
- the atpH gene encoding ATP synthase F1 subunit delta: MPLLNTITTPYAEAFLQIASSRDEVDQVVDQAKAILDLWENSPELSEAMASPVLEVEAKKAAIEKLFADQVTPSFLNLLKLLADRQRIGLLDSVLQRLLELYRQQRNIALATVTTASEITDEQKTELLKKVQLVAGTDKLEINLNVDPDLIGGFVVSVGSKVIDASLAGQVRRLGLALAKVS; the protein is encoded by the coding sequence ATGCCACTACTTAATACAATTACAACTCCTTATGCTGAAGCCTTCTTGCAGATTGCTTCTAGCAGAGATGAAGTCGATCAAGTTGTTGATCAGGCAAAAGCAATCCTGGATCTTTGGGAAAACTCCCCAGAATTAAGCGAAGCAATGGCTTCCCCTGTATTGGAAGTAGAAGCTAAGAAAGCTGCTATTGAAAAGCTATTTGCTGACCAGGTCACCCCTTCTTTTTTGAATCTTCTTAAGTTACTTGCTGATCGTCAGCGGATTGGTCTTTTAGATTCTGTTTTACAACGTTTGCTCGAGTTGTATCGCCAACAGCGAAACATTGCTCTTGCAACTGTTACTACAGCTTCTGAAATTACTGACGAGCAAAAAACTGAACTGTTAAAGAAAGTCCAGTTGGTTGCAGGTACTGACAAGTTGGAGATCAACTTAAATGTTGACCCTGATTTAATTGGTGGTTTCGTTGTCAGTGTTGGATCAAAAGTTATCGATGCAAGCCTTGCAGGGCAAGTTCGACGACTTGGTCTTGCGCTTGCCAAGGTGAGCTAA
- the atpA gene encoding F0F1 ATP synthase subunit alpha, whose protein sequence is MVSIRPDEISSILKQQIADYDKSVSVSNVGTVLQVGDGIARIYGLEKAMAGELVEFEDGTEGIALNLEDDNVGAVLMGEGLGIQEGSTVKATGKIASVPVGDATLGRVVNPLGQPVDGNGDIPSTETRLIESVAPGIIKRKSVHEPMQTGITSIDAMIPIGRGQRELIIGDRQTGKTAIALDTIINQKGQDVVCVYVAVGQKSASVANVVEVLREKGALDYTVVVNASASDPAALQYLAPYTGAAIAEYFMYKGKATLVIYDDLTKQAQAYRQMSLLLRRPPGREAYPGDVFYLHSRLLERAAKLSDAMGKGSMTALPIIETQAGDVSAYIPTNVISITDGQIFLSSDLFNSGLRPAINVGISVSRVGGAAQTKAIKKIAGTLKLELAQFDELAAFSQFASDLDEATQKQLGRGKRLRELLKQPQFDPLNLAEQVAIVYAGVKGLIDEVPEEKVTQFARELRDYLKTNSSDFISKILSEKALSEESESTLKAAIEEVKSSMLATA, encoded by the coding sequence ATGGTTTCCATACGCCCCGACGAGATCAGCTCAATTCTCAAGCAGCAGATCGCTGATTATGACAAATCAGTTTCAGTGAGCAATGTTGGTACTGTCCTTCAGGTTGGTGACGGTATTGCACGTATTTATGGCCTTGAAAAGGCCATGGCAGGTGAACTGGTTGAGTTTGAGGACGGTACAGAGGGTATTGCTTTAAATCTGGAGGATGACAACGTAGGCGCGGTGTTAATGGGAGAAGGCCTTGGCATACAAGAGGGAAGCACAGTTAAGGCAACTGGCAAAATCGCCTCAGTCCCAGTTGGTGATGCAACTTTAGGGAGGGTAGTTAATCCTTTAGGGCAACCTGTAGATGGGAATGGAGATATTCCATCAACTGAGACAAGGCTTATTGAGTCAGTCGCTCCTGGAATCATTAAAAGAAAGTCGGTTCATGAGCCTATGCAAACCGGCATTACTTCTATTGATGCAATGATCCCTATTGGCAGGGGACAGCGTGAGTTAATTATTGGCGATCGCCAAACAGGTAAAACTGCAATTGCTCTTGACACAATTATCAACCAAAAAGGTCAGGATGTTGTTTGTGTTTATGTTGCTGTTGGGCAGAAGTCTGCTTCAGTAGCAAATGTTGTAGAAGTTTTAAGAGAGAAAGGAGCGCTTGATTACACAGTTGTTGTTAATGCAAGTGCCTCTGACCCTGCAGCCCTTCAATATTTGGCACCTTATACAGGAGCAGCCATTGCTGAGTACTTTATGTATAAGGGAAAAGCAACATTAGTTATTTATGATGATTTAACTAAACAAGCTCAGGCTTATAGACAGATGTCTCTTTTGCTTCGCCGTCCCCCGGGTCGTGAGGCATATCCAGGTGATGTTTTCTATTTGCATAGTCGTTTATTAGAAAGAGCGGCGAAACTCTCTGATGCAATGGGCAAGGGCTCTATGACTGCATTGCCTATAATCGAAACTCAGGCTGGAGACGTTTCAGCATATATTCCTACTAATGTAATTTCGATTACTGATGGTCAAATTTTCCTTAGCTCGGACCTTTTTAACTCTGGCTTAAGACCTGCTATTAACGTTGGTATTTCTGTTAGTCGAGTTGGCGGTGCAGCTCAAACTAAAGCCATTAAGAAGATCGCTGGCACTCTGAAGCTTGAACTAGCCCAATTTGACGAATTGGCGGCATTCTCTCAGTTTGCATCTGATCTTGACGAGGCAACTCAAAAACAACTTGGTCGAGGGAAGAGACTGAGAGAATTGCTTAAACAGCCACAATTTGACCCTTTGAATTTGGCTGAGCAGGTTGCGATTGTGTATGCAGGAGTGAAGGGCCTTATTGACGAAGTTCCAGAGGAAAAAGTTACTCAGTTTGCAAGAGAACTTAGAGATTATTTGAAAACAAATAGTTCAGACTTCATCTCAAAGATTCTCAGTGAGAAGGCCCTAAGTGAGGAA
- a CDS encoding F0F1 ATP synthase subunit B' — MPNLFLFGATEGGLFDFDATLPLMAVQVVLLTFILNALFFKPVGRVVEEREGYVTTSRAEAKQKLAQVERLEAELKDQLKQARQAAQKLIGDAEKDSDKLYREALALATAEANASREKARREIDSQRESALNQLKADADQLGKLIVDRLLAAK, encoded by the coding sequence ATGCCCAACTTATTTTTGTTCGGTGCCACTGAGGGAGGTCTTTTCGACTTCGATGCAACCCTGCCTCTTATGGCAGTCCAGGTTGTTCTCCTCACATTCATACTTAACGCTCTCTTCTTCAAGCCCGTTGGCAGGGTCGTGGAGGAAAGGGAGGGTTATGTCACGACCAGTCGAGCTGAGGCAAAGCAAAAGCTTGCTCAAGTTGAACGACTCGAGGCTGAACTCAAAGATCAACTAAAGCAAGCCAGACAGGCTGCGCAAAAGCTGATTGGTGATGCCGAGAAGGATTCCGACAAGCTTTATAGGGAGGCATTGGCTTTGGCTACTGCAGAAGCTAATGCTTCTAGAGAAAAGGCCCGCCGTGAAATTGATTCTCAAAGAGAATCTGCTCTAAATCAGTTGAAAGCTGATGCAGATCAGCTAGGGAAGCTGATTGTTGATCGTCTATTGGCAGCCAAATGA
- a CDS encoding F0F1 ATP synthase subunit B, with product MTFYSFFAAEGFGLNLNLFETNILNLAVVIFGLYKFLPNFLGGMLERRRKAILVDLEDAEERLATATTSLAKAQKDLAAAEDKAMQIRKDCKARAEAIRLESEKRTVEEMARIKQGAASDLDAEAARVSAQLRREAARLAIEKALATLPGKLDKKTKDKLVSQSIKNMGAV from the coding sequence ATGACTTTCTATTCTTTTTTTGCTGCAGAAGGATTTGGACTGAATCTCAACCTTTTTGAGACCAACATCCTCAATTTGGCAGTTGTAATTTTTGGCCTATACAAGTTCCTTCCTAATTTCTTAGGAGGAATGTTGGAAAGACGCAGGAAGGCTATTTTGGTAGACCTTGAAGATGCAGAAGAGCGCCTTGCTACAGCAACAACATCTCTAGCGAAAGCTCAAAAGGATCTTGCCGCCGCTGAAGATAAGGCAATGCAGATAAGGAAGGATTGCAAAGCGCGTGCTGAGGCAATTCGACTTGAGAGTGAAAAACGTACTGTGGAGGAGATGGCTCGTATTAAGCAAGGTGCCGCTTCTGATTTAGATGCAGAGGCAGCACGTGTTAGCGCACAATTAAGGCGAGAAGCAGCGCGTCTTGCTATTGAGAAAGCTTTGGCTACTCTTCCGGGTAAATTAGATAAGAAGACAAAAGATAAATTGGTCAGTCAATCAATTAAGAATATGGGGGCGGTCTGA